Genomic segment of Peribacillus frigoritolerans:
AATTTGATCAGAAATAACCGTTTCACCTTTGTTTCCAAACACTTCTACAGCAGATCGGTCAATGAAAATATGCATTTTCACAGTCCCATTTAATGCATTTAACGGTCCGTCATGCTTACCGACTACATTGTTCCCATAATCAAAGCTTCCTGAACTTGAACGGTCTACGAATAACTGTTTGGTGGCAACATCATAGCCAATAGTCGTATATTCAGTTGCTCCTTTACGAACTTGAAAGCCGAATTCAGTTGCTTTTATATCATCTACATCAAACTCAGCTATCATTTCAAATGTATCTTCTGATAGTTTAGATAGGAGATTACTTTCACCAGATATGACTTTATTTTTATATGAATTTTTTTCACTCTTATCTCGAATGGTTTTTAAAGAAACTGGTGTTTGTTTTAAACGTAAACCTTCATCTGTCTGAGTTAGCTCCATCTTTCTTGGCAATGTCGTTGAACTTCTCCAAGTCGAGGTTGGTGTATTATTTGCATATTGCCAATTACTCATCCAGCCAATCCAATATTTTTCGCCATTCTTACCTTCAATTCCGCTCCAATCTACTGCGGCATAATAATCTGCCCCGTAGTCAGTCCATAACACTTGATCGGAAGGATTTTCATTTTTAAACGTTTTCCCGTCAAAGGTACCTACAAAATATTGCATACCTGACCCGCCTGCAGGAGCGCCATCATTAATGCTTACCTGTAGTACCCATTTTGTTTTTGAAGGATCACCATCAATTGGTAATTCGATTAGAGTAGGACATTCCCAAATCCCTCCGTTACTACCATGAGTAGAAGGTATCCACTCTCCAGAAACAGCAGACCAGTCTGTAAGGATGCCGCTTTCTTTCGAATCGTCTTTCTCAGGCTCTTTGGCAACTTGGTCAACTTCATTTGGCATGGCCCCTTCATTATAAACATTAACATCATCCATGTTTAAATGACCCCAACCACCTGTAGCTTGGTCTACAGCTTTAATATATAACACTTCTCCAATGTATTTAGAAGCATCCCAGACGTATTTTTGATATTTTTCTTCTTTAAATTTGGTATTGGCTTGTCGAATTAATTCTTGATTATCAGAGGCTCTCACTAACGAAACATAGCGGTTGTTGATATCATTACCACCGCCCAACAGAAAGTTGATTTCTCCAGAGCCATCTAGTTTAAAATATGAGGAGTGTAGTTCACCTGTTGCGTCATCTCCCTTTTGAAGATCAGTAAACCCCCATAAGTGGTAGTTTCCTTGGTGGCCGAAATCCCCTCCCCAGTATGATGCTACATTTGTCACATGATCGTTTGTGAAAGCATTACCTTCGATTGTACTCCACCCAGTTAGATCACCTGTCTCAAAATCATGATTAGTAATTTCCTTCTCATTTGTCATGATGTTCTTACCAACTTGAACATTCTGGAATAACGTGGATGAATTCCAAACATTTAAGCCAAAATGCCCTGATGAAAAAGTTGAATCATTTACATCATGAATGAGATTACCATCTAAAGAAATTTTAATATTTTTCCCATGAGTGCTTGCTTTTAAATGGTACCTTTTATCTGTATCTAGATTTATTGTTTTTTCAGCTAGAATGGATATGTCTCCATTTTCGATTTTCATGAATTTTATTGTATCGTTTAAAGCATCGATATTCGCCATATAACCGTTTGTTGCATTAGGATCTGCACGAAAAACGAGCGAGCCCGCTCCATTGCCACCTTTTTCCCCAGATATCTCTATGTTTGCTTCATAAAAAAAGTTATCCCCTGTTTGACCACTCATTACAAAAGCATCCTCCGTAGATGTTCCACTTTTTCCATCCATCGTGTTCTCCCAGCTTCCGTTTACATCTGTCCATTTTGATAAATTGGTTTCAAAGTTAGATGTATTCTTGAACTCCACATTTCGAAAGGCAGCCGTTGAATTCCACGCTGACAATCCATAGTATCCATAATCGAATTCTATATCTGTTTTTTTTATAACAGATTGATCGTTTACAGAGACTTGAATTTGATCCCCATCTGTTTCCACCTTCACATGGTAGGTAGTTGAAGTTTTGAGGGTAAAAGGTTTTCTCGCAATTTCCTCGTTTGTTCCATCTACATTCTTACTTAATGTTATGACATCGTTTTTGGCATCTAAGCTCGCAACATAGCCGTTCTTTGCACTCCTATCTGACCGAAAAACTAAACCGCCTGCCCCTTCTCTCCCATTCTTCTCATTAAGGGTAATATCTCCCTCATAGCTAAATGATTCACCTGTCTGGGATGACATGGTATAAGAAGTTCTGTCTAAGCTATTTGCTTGTATTCCACCATCTTCGCCGAATTCACTTGCATACTCCCACTCTTTTAAATTAGGTGAGGTATAAAACATGATCTTATCCTTAGCCGCTAACGACATAACCCATTGGTTTGATTCTTCATGCCAAAATACTTTAGGATCGCGCCAATCTCGTAAAGGAGGGTCTGGCATTACGGGATTCCCTTTATACTTTTCCCAGGTTCTTCCTTTGTCTAGGCTATACGCTATACTTTGGACTTGCTTATCCCCTGCATGCGTAAAGATGGCAACCATTGCTTCTTTTCCAAAGCCAGCTGTATTGTTCCAATCAATAACAGCACTCCCCGAGAAAATCTGACCGTTTTCATCCGGCGATAAAGCAATCGGCAAATGCTCCCAATTAACAAGATCTTTACTGACAGCATGCCCCCAATGCATCGGTCCCCATGTCGTTCCATACGGATGATATTGATAAAACAAATGATATTCACCTTTATAAAAAACCATACCATTCGGATCATTCATCCAGTTAGCTTCAGGAGAAAAATGAAATTGATTACGGTATGGTTCATTATAATACCCAAGGTCTTCTGCATATGCACTATTAAATGGTAAACAAGTGACAGTTGAACATATTAGGAGAATACTAATAATCCTCTTCACTTTTATTTCACATCCCTTTTTTAAAATCTAAAATGACATGTGATCGTTATGCTGGACTATTTCCGCGCAATCGATCTAATAAAACGGCTGCTACAATAACTCCACCTTTTACAACTAACTGCCAATAATAGTTGACATCCATTAGAGTTAACCCATTACTGATTACCCCCATAATCAAAACCCCAATAATTGTTCCTATTATTTTCCCTTTTCCACCTGTTAAACTTGTTCCTCCTAGAATAACAGCAGCAATTGCGTCTAATTCATACATTTGACCAGCAGTTGGCTGTCCAGAAAACAACCTTCCCGCTAAAACGACTCCTCCTAAACCAGCTAGTAAACCACTAATCGAATACACATTGATTAAAGACTTTTCAACCTTAATTCCAGTTAACCGAGCTGCCTCTTCATTGCCACCAATCGCATAAATATGACGACCAAACATCGTATATTTAAGAACAAAAAACATCACAACATATACTAAAGACATGATATAAATAGGAGTGGGGATTCCAAAAATACTTCCACCACCGATGAATTTAAATGTTTCGTTTTGTAAAACAATTGGATAACCGCCACTAATGACATAAGCGAGTCCACGAACATATGTGAAGCTGCCTAATGTCACAATAAATGCTGGTAACTTTGCTTTGGCTGTGAGAAATCCATTAATCAGTCCTACTGCATACCCTACTAGTACGCCTGATAACATCGCAATAATAGGATTAACTCCTGCAGAAGAGACCATGACTGAGATAACGCCAGATAGAGCAACTGTTGCACCAACTGATAAATCAATACCACCAGTTAAAATAACAATTGTCATCCCAGCAGCTAAAATAGCAATAATAGAAACTTGTTTTAATACATTCAATAAATTGGCTGTATCTAAAAAATTTGGTGCTGTAAATGAAAGTACTACACACAATAATAATAAAATCATGATCATGCCAAGCCTATTCCATAAAGAATAAAGGACATTTCCTATATTTAGGCGTTGTGAATGTGTAATAGTTTGCGTATTCCCTCTCATTTCTCTCTCCCCCCTTTGGTAGCTAAACGCATAATTGTTTCCTGTGTAGCTTCTTCCTTCGAAAGCTCGCCTGTTAACCTTCCTTCACTCATGACAAGTATTCGATCACTTACCCCCAATACTTCAGGAAGTTCAGATGATATCATTAAAACGGCCAATCCTTCATCTGCAAGCTTTGAAACAATCTTGTGGATTTCAGTCTTGGCACCTATATCAACCCCTCGTGTTGGCTCATCGAGTAGTAATACCTTTGGTGCAATTGATAGCCACCTAGCAATCACTACCTTTTGTTGATTCCCACCGCTTAAGTTTGATACTTGCTGTTCTGGGGAAGCTATTTTTATATTTAAGTCTTCAATATATTGGTTAGCGCTTTCATTTGCTTGCTTCCAATTAACAATTCCTGCTTTAGCGTGTTTTTTCAATTCAGCCATTATGATGTTCTCTTTTACGGACATTGATAAAAATAACCCTTGTTCTTTCCTGCTTTCAGGTACATGTGCAATCCTATTCGCAATAGCATCTATTGAGGATTTGATTCTAACAGATTGACCATCAACCAATATTTCGCCACTTTTCAACTCGGACAAACCGAAAATGGCCCTAACCAATTCTGTTCTACCAGCACCAACAAGCCCCGCCAAACCAACAATTTCACCTGGGTAAATTTTTAAAGATACATTCTTTACAATTGTGTTATCAGAAACATTTTTCAATTCAAGTACAGGTGAAACTTCCTTTGGATTTTTTGCACCAAAAGCTTTTGACCGATTAAACAAGTCTTTTAAATCCCGTCCTACCATCAGCTTTACGAGATGATCAGGATTTGTCTCTTCAATCGGCCCACTTGCAATCCATTCACCGTCACGTAATACAGTGAACCTATTAGAAATTTTAAAGATTTCTTCCATTCTGTGAGAGATATATACAATAGCAACTCCCTGCTTTTTCAAATCATCAATAATTTCAAACAGCTTTTTTATTTCTTTATCTGTTAAAGAGGCGGTTGGTTCATCCATTATGAGTACCTCTGCATTAAAGGATAATGCTCGAGCGATCTCGACCATTTGTTGTTGAGCAACACTTAAGGTCGAAACCAATTGGCGTGGATTTAGATTCGACCCCATTGAATCTAACACCTCTTGGGCACGTTCATGGACCTCATCCCATTTCACCATTCCAAAACCATTTCTAGGAAAGGTCGAACCCATTAAGATATTTTCACTTATTGTTAAATTAGGAGAAAGGTTTAACTCCTGATGAATAACACTAATTCCTTTGTTCCTTGCATCAGTAGGGTCCTTCCATAAAATTGGTTGACCTTTTAAGTAGATTTTCCCACCATTGTCATCAGGTGTATGAATGCCTGCGAGGATTTTCATGAAAGTTGACTTTCCAGCGCCATTCTCTCCCATTAATGCATGTACTTCACCTGGATAAAGTTCAATTCTCACATTGTTCAATACGGTTACACTTGAGAACGTTTTACTAATCCCTTCCATATTCAACACTGGCTTTTTTAGACTTTGTTGGCCTTTAAGGGACATTTCATTCACAGCCATACCTTCATCTCACCCCTTATATTGATTTGAATAGGCTGATTAAAGGAGGAATCCTTATCAGCCCATTTATTGAAAGATTCTTACCAACCTTCGTAAGAATCTAATGTATCTTGAGTCACAATCTCAACTGGAACTTTAATAAGCTCCTCAACTTCTTCACCATTTTTCACTTTCATTCCGATTTCAACAGCTTTTTTGATCATGTTACTAGGTGACTGAGCTGAAGTTGCAGCAATTGTACTTCCTTCCTTTGCCATTGCTTCTGTGGCTTCAGGAGCACCGTCTACTCCGACAATGAAAAATTCATCTTTACGATTCGCTTGCTCTTGAGCAATTTCAACACCAATTGCTTCTGGATCATTAATCGCAAATACAGCGTCAATAGAGCCTGATGAATTAGCTTGTAAAATACTTTCCATCACCGTTAATGCCTTTTCGCGATTCCCTTCTCCATTTTGCTTCGCAATAACTTTAATTTCGGAATCCTTTATTGCATCTTCAAATCCTTGAATACGATCAGATACAGCCGAAACAGGAGGTCCATCAATAATAACTATTTTTCCTTTTCCACCTAATTGTTCAATCACATATTCTCCGGCCAGTTTACCAGCTTGATAGTTGTCTGAAGTAACAGTGGCATCGACACCACCTTCAGCATTAGTATCTACAGCAACTACTGGAATATCAGCAGCTTTGGCCTGTTGAACAGCTGCCGCAATTCCTTTTGTATCAACAGCATTTAAAAGAATAATATCTACCTTTTTTGTAATAAAGTTTTCAATTTGAGCTGCTTGTTTTGCTAAATCATATTCAGCGCTTTCAACTAGAACTTCAGCACCTAATTCTTTTCCTGCTTCTTCAGCACCTTTACCCATGGAGACGAAGAAAGGGTTTGCTAAACTACCCACCGCTACACCGATCGTTAATTGTTTGTTACCTTCTTGCCCTTCGTTACCGTCTGCTAATCCATTTGATGATTCACTAGCCCCACTACATGCCGTCATCGCGGCAATTACAAACGCCAAAACTAGTACTCCTAGTATTTTTACATTTTTCACCATATTAATCCCCCTAGTTTTTGAAGATGAAAATAATCAGCTACAGAACGAGAAATTGTTACCGCTCTCAATCTCTTAAACTAGATCACCTCCTTAAATGAATATTTTTGGTTGAAATAATGGAGATATGGTTGATTTTGATAGTTTTTCACATTGACATCTAATTTATTGATAACGCTTTCATCCTTTGTAAAACAATATAATTACCCCTTTCACATTAGAATTATAATTGAATGAATTTGGTTGGTTTTGATTGATTTTGATTATATTAAAGCTGCTTGTAATTGTCAATGGTTCCAATTATTACAAAAAGTATATTGATAACATAAAATATTAAACGTATCAAATGGAATGTTTAATACATGGAGCAGATTTTCCCTCATTGTTAATTGGCCACATTACAATAAATCAAGCATTCTTTATTATATTGATACAACAAAGGGGAAAATTTTTAATAAAATAATTTCAGAATATTCAAAAAAGCTCGTATTCTAAATGTCTGAATCAGACAGTTTGAATACCAGCTTTCCTCCAACGATAGCAAATTTAGTTTTTAGTCCCTCACAATAATTATCTCCGTTTTCTCCTTATATTTTCCTAACGTTATTGTACCTTCTTCATTCGTAATAACTTTTGTCTGGTTTAAATCTGCAAACTTAGAAAATGATACTTCTCCAAATTTTGTATGATCTGCTAATACAAAGGCCTCACGTGACAAAAAAATGGCTCTTTCTTTTATTTGCGCCTCTTCTGGATCTGGGGTAGTCAATCCAAAATTATAATGAATAGCGTTCGCACCCATGAAACACTTATCAAATCTGTATTTTTTTATACTTTCGTATGCATAACGTCCAACTGTTGCTTTGGTAATCTTTTTAACAAATCCACCAATAAAATATGTACATATATCATTTTCAAGTAATGCATCTAAATGATCAATTCCGTTTGTAATGACAACGATATCTTTTTGTCTTAAATGTTTGATCATCTGATACGTTGTTGTTCCAGCATCAAGATAAACACATTCGCCGTCCAAAATTAGTTCTGCCGCATATTTTGCTATCTTAGCTTTTTCCTCAAGGTTCTGCGTTATTTTCTCAAACACACTTGGTTCGTCTCGTTTACTATGTAAAAGTGAAGCTCCACCATGTACACGTTTTAAGTAGTTCTGCTTTTCTAATTGACCTAGATCACGACGCAAAGTAGATTCTGAAGTATTTGTTAATACTACTAGCTCATGAATCTTAACATTCTCCTTTTCTTTTAATAGCTTTAAAATTAATTGATGCCGTTCCGTAATAAGCATGATATCTCCTCCTCGTGTTTCACTTCTATTTAAAGGTTCTTCGTGTATTCTAGTTTAATTAATTTTAGTATATAGAATTTTGCAGTGACATGTGAGAACTATTAGGGGTACCCCCATAAGAAAAAGGAGCTGTTGATCAGCCCCTGGTAATGAAGTAACGCACCTGTTTGTTGAATAAACAATTTAAAATCCATTACCCTGGAATATTATTCTCATTAATTCTACGGCCATAAAGTAAACTAAACCAACAAATATACTAAGACCTAAAGCTAATTTTCTCCAAAGTCCTTTCTCACTGAGAAAAGAGAAAGTGAAAGAGATAATGATTCCACATATCATCACTACACGAAAAATTGTTACTCCAGGATCAATTACTTGTATTATAGTTCCAGCAAAGAAACAAATAATCAAGATAATTAAAGCAAACGAAATAACCCCTAAATATTTTTTCATAATTAACCACCCTTCTCCTCTAAATCATTTTACCAAATTGTAGTAAATATGAATTTTTTATTATTGGATTATCTTCCCCCTTTAGTTGTATAAAAAAAGAGCTGTTCATGAAGTGAACCCAAAAAGTTAGACACTTTATTTACTTAGGCAGCCTTGTGTATTGCCTTTTCCCCTAAATTCCAGAAGGCTATTTTCATGGTAGTTTAAGTGCATTTTTTCACAATCTTATGGTTTGAACATTAAACATTTAAGAAACACTTTAAAAATATAATTTCTTTTTAACACATAATTGAGGATTAGTGATTAATTTAGCTTTCGCTATTCCTCGCTTAAATCTTACATTGTTTAACCATTCAACAATTGCTTTTGCATCATAATTAGGGTGAATTCTTTCCCCATTTTCTAAAGCCCAATATTCTGTATTCTTTTCCTCGTCAAAAATCCAATTTAAAAAGTCCTCCTGAATACTGTTCATCTTCCTGCCTACTTTTGTTGAACAAGAAATGTATTGAATAAAATCGTCACTAAAGTCAATTTTTATAATCATAAGAGTTAACTCCTTAAAATCGTTTTAAAATTAAGGCTATTATAGCATTCCTTATTAAACTAACCTGACCCTTTAGCTCCATTAAAAAAAGCTGTAAACTGCCCCAATCAATCTACGTTCTTTAACCTAATGCGACGCGTTGAAGAACAAATCTAGTTTTTACTATTTCGACTATAATAAAAACTAAGATAATTCTAACCATTTTTAAGAATATATTCCCCCCTAAAAAATTAAGTTCTGAACTATTCTTTTACAATCATACCATTTAGCACCTTTTCATTTGTATGGAAAATGGAAATTCCTTCTTTCACTAACCTGCCCCGATAGTTGCATAAGAAAAAGCTGCCTTAAAGACAGCTCCGATCTTAAGCTAACGCACCCGTTAGCTTAAGTACAATAATTCACAATCTTACTTTTTTAGATAAAAATATTACTAAAAGTTTTATATTGTATAAATATTTTAAATATGTAAAAAAGCTTACTCAAAGAGTAAGCTTAACCTCTATAAACACTATCACATGTTCCAGGTTTTGGTTCATAAAAACAATGGTCTTTAAATTGACCAGTATGAGGTTGATCATACCATGTTGGAGGGCATGGAGC
This window contains:
- a CDS encoding glycoside hydrolase family 32 protein encodes the protein MDGKSGTSTEDAFVMSGQTGDNFFYEANIEISGEKGGNGAGSLVFRADPNATNGYMANIDALNDTIKFMKIENGDISILAEKTINLDTDKRYHLKASTHGKNIKISLDGNLIHDVNDSTFSSGHFGLNVWNSSTLFQNVQVGKNIMTNEKEITNHDFETGDLTGWSTIEGNAFTNDHVTNVASYWGGDFGHQGNYHLWGFTDLQKGDDATGELHSSYFKLDGSGEINFLLGGGNDINNRYVSLVRASDNQELIRQANTKFKEEKYQKYVWDASKYIGEVLYIKAVDQATGGWGHLNMDDVNVYNEGAMPNEVDQVAKEPEKDDSKESGILTDWSAVSGEWIPSTHGSNGGIWECPTLIELPIDGDPSKTKWVLQVSINDGAPAGGSGMQYFVGTFDGKTFKNENPSDQVLWTDYGADYYAAVDWSGIEGKNGEKYWIGWMSNWQYANNTPTSTWRSSTTLPRKMELTQTDEGLRLKQTPVSLKTIRDKSEKNSYKNKVISGESNLLSKLSEDTFEMIAEFDVDDIKATEFGFQVRKGATEYTTIGYDVATKQLFVDRSSSGSFDYGNNVVGKHDGPLNALNGTVKMHIFIDRSAVEVFGNKGETVISDQIFPDPSSKGLQIYSKGGEVTLKSLKIYPLKSIWKR
- a CDS encoding ABC transporter permease — translated: MIMILLLLCVVLSFTAPNFLDTANLLNVLKQVSIIAILAAGMTIVILTGGIDLSVGATVALSGVISVMVSSAGVNPIIAMLSGVLVGYAVGLINGFLTAKAKLPAFIVTLGSFTYVRGLAYVISGGYPIVLQNETFKFIGGGSIFGIPTPIYIMSLVYVVMFFVLKYTMFGRHIYAIGGNEEAARLTGIKVEKSLINVYSISGLLAGLGGVVLAGRLFSGQPTAGQMYELDAIAAVILGGTSLTGGKGKIIGTIIGVLIMGVISNGLTLMDVNYYWQLVVKGGVIVAAVLLDRLRGNSPA
- a CDS encoding sugar ABC transporter ATP-binding protein is translated as MAVNEMSLKGQQSLKKPVLNMEGISKTFSSVTVLNNVRIELYPGEVHALMGENGAGKSTFMKILAGIHTPDDNGGKIYLKGQPILWKDPTDARNKGISVIHQELNLSPNLTISENILMGSTFPRNGFGMVKWDEVHERAQEVLDSMGSNLNPRQLVSTLSVAQQQMVEIARALSFNAEVLIMDEPTASLTDKEIKKLFEIIDDLKKQGVAIVYISHRMEEIFKISNRFTVLRDGEWIASGPIEETNPDHLVKLMVGRDLKDLFNRSKAFGAKNPKEVSPVLELKNVSDNTIVKNVSLKIYPGEIVGLAGLVGAGRTELVRAIFGLSELKSGEILVDGQSVRIKSSIDAIANRIAHVPESRKEQGLFLSMSVKENIIMAELKKHAKAGIVNWKQANESANQYIEDLNIKIASPEQQVSNLSGGNQQKVVIARWLSIAPKVLLLDEPTRGVDIGAKTEIHKIVSKLADEGLAVLMISSELPEVLGVSDRILVMSEGRLTGELSKEEATQETIMRLATKGGREK
- a CDS encoding ABC transporter substrate-binding protein; this translates as MVKNVKILGVLVLAFVIAAMTACSGASESSNGLADGNEGQEGNKQLTIGVAVGSLANPFFVSMGKGAEEAGKELGAEVLVESAEYDLAKQAAQIENFITKKVDIILLNAVDTKGIAAAVQQAKAADIPVVAVDTNAEGGVDATVTSDNYQAGKLAGEYVIEQLGGKGKIVIIDGPPVSAVSDRIQGFEDAIKDSEIKVIAKQNGEGNREKALTVMESILQANSSGSIDAVFAINDPEAIGVEIAQEQANRKDEFFIVGVDGAPEATEAMAKEGSTIAATSAQSPSNMIKKAVEIGMKVKNGEEVEELIKVPVEIVTQDTLDSYEGW
- a CDS encoding DeoR/GlpR family DNA-binding transcription regulator, with the protein product MLITERHQLILKLLKEKENVKIHELVVLTNTSESTLRRDLGQLEKQNYLKRVHGGASLLHSKRDEPSVFEKITQNLEEKAKIAKYAAELILDGECVYLDAGTTTYQMIKHLRQKDIVVITNGIDHLDALLENDICTYFIGGFVKKITKATVGRYAYESIKKYRFDKCFMGANAIHYNFGLTTPDPEEAQIKERAIFLSREAFVLADHTKFGEVSFSKFADLNQTKVITNEEGTITLGKYKEKTEIIIVRD